One window of the Drosophila subpulchrella strain 33 F10 #4 breed RU33 unplaced genomic scaffold, RU_Dsub_v1.1 Primary Assembly Seq26, whole genome shotgun sequence genome contains the following:
- the LOC119559620 gene encoding mucin-1-like: MFLPKFDGQGRVTPRDEAGYRRSSLARGRCFIAVGSRRDTGDSPHSHVASHEAVKRIPRPEQRPQSGPAAPNERPASGVSAPPAAPTCSSGAPNERLTERHQERQSAAPTERKTVPSTVPTAPTAVSTERHQEPQSAAPTAAPSRALSSANRAGYVVTSQATSATRSAQRAATAPSATSTAPPAAPSTGQRERQPQPHRSATAACQQYLPCAPGSAQRPVTTLGALTE; the protein is encoded by the exons atgttctTGCCTAAGTTCGATGGGCAAGGTCGGGTCACTCCGCGGGACGAGGCGGGGTATAGACGCtcgtcgctggcacggggacgctgtTTTATTGCAGTcggatcgcgtcgcgacacgggTGATT CGCCACATAGCCACGTGGCCTCCCATGAAGCCGTCAAGCGCATACCGCGCCCCGAACAGCGCCCACAGAGCGGCCCAGCAGCGCCCAACGAGCGCCCAGCGAGCGGCGTCAGTGCACCACCAGCGGCACCCACGTGTTCATCAGGAGCGCCCAACGAGCGCCTCACCGAGCGCCATCAGGAGCGCCAATCAGCCGCGCCCACAGAGCGCAAGACCGTGCCATCAACAGTACCAACGGCACCCACAGCAGTGTCGACCGAGCGCCATCAGGAGCCCCAATCAGCCGCGCCCACAGCAGCGCCCAGCCGCGCCCTCAGCAGCGCCAACCGCGCCGGATACGTGGTCACTAGCCAAGCTACGAGCGCCACCAGGAGCGCGCAACGAGCGGCCACCGCGCCCTCAGCTACGTCCACCGCGCCGCCAGCAGCGCCGTCCACGGGGCAACGGGAGCGCCAGCCGCAACCACATCGGTCAGCCACTGCCGCATGTCAGCAGTACCTGCCGTGCGCCCCTGGTAGCGCCCAGCGCCCAGTCACGACACTAGGAGCGCTCACCGAGTGA